The Arthrobacter sp. D5-1 genome segment TTCCTGGGTGAGTTCCCGGCTGGCCGAGGTCAGGATCACGCTGGATACCGTCACCACAATGATCACCATCAGCAGGCTCAGAATGCCGAGGACGCGGACTTTCACGGTTGCTCTACGCGGTAGCCGACGCCCCGGACGTTGATGATGAATCCGGGAAGTTGGAGCTTGGACCTGAGGCCTGTCAGGTGCACGTCCAAGGACCGGGAGTGGGCCAGGAAAGCATCTCCCCAGAGTGCGTCCAGGATCTGTTCCCGGGTGACCACGGAGCCTGCATTCCTGGCCAAGAGGCTGAGGAGGTCGAACTCGGTTGCGGTGAGGGCGAGGTGCCTTTGGCCCACGGATGCCACGCGACGGTGGAGGTCCACTTCCAGTTCCCCGAGGACTATGGTGTGCGGGGTTTCCTGGCCTGAGCGATTGGTGCGCCTGGTGACCGCTTCG includes the following:
- a CDS encoding response regulator transcription factor — its product is MQVLIVEDDDAMASALSAAVASAGHKHTRVSRGEDALLAHRQHEVILLDLGLPDLDGLDVLRKLRQVTQIPILILTARDDERSVVLGLRSGADDYLVKPVKLVELLARIEAVTRRTNRSGQETPHTIVLGELEVDLHRRVASVGQRHLALTATEFDLLSLLARNAGSVVTREQILDALWGDAFLAHSRSLDVHLTGLRSKLQLPGFIINVRGVGYRVEQP